The genomic region AGCTCTATTGCGCCAGGTCATCTTAGTATGGGTGATTTAACTGCGTACCAAGCAAAACAAACAGCCGCAGTGTGTGCCTCTTACAAGGTATATGAGCTTTGTGGCATGCCCGCACCAAGCTCTGGTGGCATTGCTGTTATTCAAATACTCAAGCAGTTAGAACAACACAACCTTGATCAATTGCCAGTTATGTCGGAGCAGGCCGTTCACTTGTTCACGCAAAGCTCGCGATTGGCGTTTGCCGATCGCAATCATTATATTGCAGATCCTGATTTTGTTAGCGTACCAACAGAGCAAATGCTGGATAACCGCTATTTAACGGAACGAGGTAAACTCATTAAAGATGTGGACATGGGTTTTGCAGGACCTGGTACTTTTACTTTACTCGCTCGTGGTGCAGATAACGCTATTGAAATGCCATCTACTTCTCACATTGCCATTGTTGATGCACAAGGTAATGCCGTATCCATGACCACCAGTATCGAAATGGCGTTTGGCTCTGCAGTCATGGTTGAAGGCTTTTTATTAAATAATCAACTTACCGACTTTTCCTTAGCGCCAATGAGGGACGGCAAACCCGTCGCCAATCGTTTGCAACCGTTAAAGCGGCCGCGCAGTTCAATGGCACCGATGATGGTATTAAACGAAGACGATAGTTTACGTTTAGTGGTTGGTTCGCCTGGAGGGAGTCGCATTATTAATTACGTGGCGCAGACGTTAATTGGTGTTTTGGATTGGCAACTTGATATTCAGGCTGCGATTGATTTACCGAAAGTGACCAATCGCAATGATGTAACCACTCTTGAGAGAGGTACGTCTGTTGAAGCATTGCGCAGCGCCCTTGAACAGCGTGGGCATAAAGTGGCTATTCGAGACTTAAATAGCGGTATCCATGGTATTGAAGTTTTTCCAGAGGTACTGCGCGGCGGTGCAGATCCGCGCCGTGAAGGCAAGGTGCTTAGTAATTAAGGTTTCTCACCCAAAGCAAAGTAACGCTCACTGGAGATATATCACAAAATGTAAACGTGAGCCTTTTCAACTATTACAAGTAGTTAGCTAACTGTATTTAATGCTTGTCACGCTTGGGAGTTGCAGTTGTAGAGGCAACGGTTATGCATTGGTAATTCAGTCAAACAGATTGTTAATGGGATATCAGTATCAGAGAATGTCATGTTCTATACTGTGTGGGCAAGTTAGCTGACCGGATACACTTATGAATACCCTACGCCTTTGTTTTATGACTCTGTCATTTGCCTTTCTTACAACGCTTATGGCATGTAGTCAAACTCAAGAGGAAACTGGACCACCACCGTGTGATACCCGCGATTTAGATAAATTAACGGCGCAAGTCAAAGAGTTCATTTGGGGTAAAGATGTGCCATCTTTTAATAATGGTGACTGGTATATAAGTGCACTGACTAACTTGTTGCAAAAATATCAAAGCGTCAAACAGGGGAATTTGTTTACCTTACTTAAACTTCGCAGTGATGTGAATGAACTTGAACAAAGCCTGCAAAACTTATTGAAATTGAGTAAGCAACATAAAACTCAAGTGGAAACGTTTGCCTGCCTTGCTAATGACAACGATTGGTCAAAAGCACGTGAAGACGTCGAAGGCATCACGACTTTGCTCGGTAAGTTAAAAGATTTACAAAGGTTATTGATTAAATAAACGATATCTTTTTTCAGCGCTTAATAGATACGGAATCTCGCAAGATTAACGTTGGTTCGAACACCTGCTTAATGTCCGTTGCCGCTTGTCCATAAATGTCGCGCAGTACCATCCGGGTAACTGAACGCCCCATGTCGGCAATTGGGTTGTGAATGGTGGTTAAACGCGGGTATAGATAATTAGCAAACATAACGTCATCAAAGCCAATGATAGATAGCTCTTCAGGTAAGCGAAAGCCGTGCTCTCTAGCACATTTCATGGCACCGGATGCCATTTCATCATTACCACAGGCCACAGCTGAGAACTCACGCTTTTGCTTTAAAAAATGGCTTAGCCCCTCAACACCACCTGTTTCTTGGAAGTCGCCGTAAAATACGGATGTCTCATCAAAGGCAATATTATGTTCAGCAAGTGCTTGTTTGTGGCCTTGTAAGCGTTGCTTGGCATCATCTTTATATTCAGGACCAGAAATATAAACGATATCTTTATGGCCTTGATTAATTAGGGCCTTAGTTGCCAGGTAGCCGCCGTGTTTATTATCAAGGCTAACACAATGGTCAGTAAGCTGGTCGATGTAGCGAGAAACAATATAAATGGGGGTTTTACTTTGTGAAAGGGTAATGAGGTATTCATCGCTAAGCGCTTCACTGTGAACGATAATGGCATCACAACTACGAGAAACCAGAAACTCGATGCCTTCTTTTTCGCTGGCTTCGTTACTGTGGCCTGTTGTGATGATAACGTGTTTACCTGCAGCACGGCACTCTGCTTCTATACCCGACATCATTGAGCCGAAAAAAGGACCGTGTAATTCGGCAACCATGACGCCGATACTGCTGCTACGGTTTGATGCTAACGAACGCGCTATCGAATTGGGGCGATAGCCTAATTGCTCCATTGCCTGTAAGACTTTATCGCGAGTTTTTTCACTTACCTTCGCGTTTTTATTCATAACTCGCGAAACGGTTGCAAGCGATACGCCAGCAAGCTTGGAAACTTCGTAAATCGTTGCCATTTTTACTCCCTGTTGTTTTTATGTCACACCGTATGAGTGAGGCCTTATTAAAACGCGGCTATTAAAAGCCGCGTTTATTATTGCCACACATCTTGATGGTTGGCTCAGGTGTTCACACTGCAAGAGCAAATATCGAGTAGATTAAGTTAATGCCAATCTATCACTCGTTTTGCTCAGGCTATGCGCTCGGTCTTATTATATTGCCAACGATGCGAACAAAAACAAAGGAGATCAGCGGTTACTTATTAACTCACTGTACGCCAAGCCACTTGCTTTAACGGTACGCTGTTGTGTTTGATAATCGACATACACAATACCAAAACGTTTTAAGTAGCCTTCAGCCCATTCAAAGTTGTCCATTAAACTCCAGGCAAAATAGCCTTTAATGTCAACACCTTGTTCGATAGCATCATTCACAGCGTTTAAATGTAACTGATAATATTCTAAACGGTCTTGATCGTCTACCTTGCCATTAATAAACTTATCCGGCATCGCTGCGCCGTTTTCAGTAATGTACACGGGTGGCAAATCATATAAACCGTTCAATTGGAGTAGTACATCGGTAAATGACGATGGATAAATTTCCCAACCCATATCGGTGCGTGGCGCAGGTGCGTCCAATTGTTCGAAAACATTATCGGCATCCGCTCGATAAATCGCACGTGTATAGAAGTTGATACCAAGAAAATCTAACGATTCACCAATAATATCCATATCACCTTCGTGAATGTCAGGTCGGTGGGCTTCGGGTAAGGTGTTAATAATTTCAGGGTAGCATTTATCAAAGATAGGCTTGATGTACCATTGATTAAAGTATTGATCTGCATAATCAGCAGCGTACTTGTCAGCATCGCTATCGGTTTCGCTATAGCATGGGGTAAAGTTTAGAACGATACCGTTCATGGTTTCAGGCGAGTTCTTACGTAACACTTGCATACCAAGACCATGGGCAAGTAATAAGTGGTGTGCTGATTTACGGCCAAACTCTTTACCGACAATACCCGGTGCGTGAATACCAATTTCATAACCTAAATATGACGAACAGAACGGTTCATTTAAGGTTGCGTAACTATGGACTTTGCCTTTAAATGCTTGCGTAATCGCATCGACGTACTCAGCAAATGCGTATGCAGTTTGGCGATTTAACCAACCACCTTGATCTTCAAGGTATTGTGGTAGGTCCCAGTGATATAGGGTAACAAACGCTTTAATGTTACGTGCTTTGAGGGCATCTAAAATGTTGATATAAAAATCGACACCTTGTTGATTCAATGTACCATCTTCGTTCATTACGCGAGGCCATGAAATCGACAATCTGTAGGCATCCACCCCGAGCGAGTCAATCAGTTCAATATCGTCTTGCCAACGATTGAAGTGATCGCAAGCAACATGACCATTTGAGCCATCGGCAATCGTTCCTTCGGTGGCACAAAACGTATCCCAAATACACGGTAGGCGCTGTTCATAGCCGCCTTCAATTTGGAACGATGCCGTTGCTACACCATAGACGAATGATTTATCTAACATTTTAGATTGTGCAGGTAGCGAAAGCTTACTCATAAGGTGATGTCCTTTCGATAATTCAATAAAGTTTGATTCAAAATAGTATAAAACGCTTTGTAAAATAGGTTGCTATTACTGTTAAAATTTATTTTAATAAGGGGATTTTGAAAGCGCTTTCATTAGCTGCAAAGGTTATTCGTTATTTGCCTACAACGCAACTAAATTTTATATAAGTATGTTGTTTGGAGTGGGCGCACAAGTTTTATTGCCGAAGGATTTAGGAGAAATTATGGCGACTACAGCCCCTGGCACAACAGCAAGTATTAGCAGTGGTGGTAATGTTGATTACCGTTTTGCACTGACGTCATTAACATCACTATTCTTTATGTGGGGCTTTATCACATGTCTAAATGACATCTTGATCCCGCATTTAAAAGGGATATTCGATCTATCGTACACCCAAGCAATGCTGGTTCAGTTTTGTTTCTTCGGTGCCTACTTTATTGTTTCATTACCAGCCGGTAACCTTGTCAAAAAGGTTGGCTATCAACGTGGTATCGTAACCGGTTTAATCATTGCCGCTATCGGTTGTTTGATTTTTTATCCAGCTGCAACGTTACATAGCTACCCAGTGTTTTTATTTGCACTGTTTGTATTAGCATCAGGTATCACCATTTTACAAGTCTCTGCAAACCCTTATGTGAGCTGTTTAGGTCGTCCAGAAACGGCATCTTCACGCTTAACCTTAACGCAAGCGTTTAATTCGTTAGGTACAACTGTGGCACCATTCTTTGGCGCTTACTTAATCCTAAATGAAACGGCATTAGCGATGGCAACAGCGCAAGAAAAAGCTGCATCGG from Thalassotalea sp. Sam97 harbors:
- the ggt gene encoding gamma-glutamyltransferase, whose protein sequence is MSSHLSSLVFCCTLFIAGCSLDSQAIREDREPEAATGLNQQQLQQGNRYMVAAANPYASQAGYNVLAKGGSAVDAAIAVQLVLTLVEPQSSGIGGGAFLLHYNKQNNNIIAFDGRETAPAKASQEMFLNADGTPVRWIDAVVGGRSVGVPGVLKALEDAHQKFGKLAWSELFDDAIALAENGFIVSPRLAMLVAKDFNPGVKALDNSRAYFFPNGQPLQQGTLLKNPKLARVYRDIAKHGSEVFYKGWIAERMVDAVNNSSIAPGHLSMGDLTAYQAKQTAAVCASYKVYELCGMPAPSSGGIAVIQILKQLEQHNLDQLPVMSEQAVHLFTQSSRLAFADRNHYIADPDFVSVPTEQMLDNRYLTERGKLIKDVDMGFAGPGTFTLLARGADNAIEMPSTSHIAIVDAQGNAVSMTTSIEMAFGSAVMVEGFLLNNQLTDFSLAPMRDGKPVANRLQPLKRPRSSMAPMMVLNEDDSLRLVVGSPGGSRIINYVAQTLIGVLDWQLDIQAAIDLPKVTNRNDVTTLERGTSVEALRSALEQRGHKVAIRDLNSGIHGIEVFPEVLRGGADPRREGKVLSN
- a CDS encoding LacI family DNA-binding transcriptional regulator codes for the protein MATIYEVSKLAGVSLATVSRVMNKNAKVSEKTRDKVLQAMEQLGYRPNSIARSLASNRSSSIGVMVAELHGPFFGSMMSGIEAECRAAGKHVIITTGHSNEASEKEGIEFLVSRSCDAIIVHSEALSDEYLITLSQSKTPIYIVSRYIDQLTDHCVSLDNKHGGYLATKALINQGHKDIVYISGPEYKDDAKQRLQGHKQALAEHNIAFDETSVFYGDFQETGGVEGLSHFLKQKREFSAVACGNDEMASGAMKCAREHGFRLPEELSIIGFDDVMFANYLYPRLTTIHNPIADMGRSVTRMVLRDIYGQAATDIKQVFEPTLILRDSVSIKR
- a CDS encoding GH1 family beta-glucosidase: MSKLSLPAQSKMLDKSFVYGVATASFQIEGGYEQRLPCIWDTFCATEGTIADGSNGHVACDHFNRWQDDIELIDSLGVDAYRLSISWPRVMNEDGTLNQQGVDFYINILDALKARNIKAFVTLYHWDLPQYLEDQGGWLNRQTAYAFAEYVDAITQAFKGKVHSYATLNEPFCSSYLGYEIGIHAPGIVGKEFGRKSAHHLLLAHGLGMQVLRKNSPETMNGIVLNFTPCYSETDSDADKYAADYADQYFNQWYIKPIFDKCYPEIINTLPEAHRPDIHEGDMDIIGESLDFLGINFYTRAIYRADADNVFEQLDAPAPRTDMGWEIYPSSFTDVLLQLNGLYDLPPVYITENGAAMPDKFINGKVDDQDRLEYYQLHLNAVNDAIEQGVDIKGYFAWSLMDNFEWAEGYLKRFGIVYVDYQTQQRTVKASGLAYSELISNR